CGTTTTAGTACAATTCAAATGTGAGGTTTTATTGAAActgtaatttcttttttttatgaatgtTTACTTTATGGTTTGTTTATGCTTATAGTAGCTAGTTTTAGAGCTGCAGCATTTGGAAAAATCTTgtatcatttttttgttgttgtttgcggCTTACATCATCAGctattaaaattgcaattttattcattttattgcgACTATTTCAACTTTAGCTATCTACCGAAATGGCAATAAACTTTGAAAGTAGATTTAAGCCCTTTTATTTGTAGATTACCCAAAGCTTTCTTATCACGAAAGATGtacaactaaaaacaaaaaaactcaCACCCTTAAAGTAAGCTCTTAATGCtatattgattaattgatggattgatgtgtgtgtgtgtttacctTTAATTGAACCGCTTGAGTTATTTTGTCCCGCTGGCGATTGCACGTTGCTTTGACCCAAGTTATTTGCGTGTGCTTCCAGTTTTGAAGTGACGCTGCTCCACATGTCAAACATACGTTGCgtatacataattaaaaggACGTCTAAGCGCGCTTGCCACCAAAACTTgtacttgttatttatttaatgcgtGTCttcaattcgaattcgaattcttGATTTCTCGATTTCTTGATTTCGAATTCGTTTCTCGTCTTTAGCTTTATCcttttcaacacacacacagctacaTAGCCcgtagatgtgtgtgtgtcaactTAATTGCAATCGCTtagatacaaaaaaatgttcgCAGCAATTttccagttgttgttattatgtaACTAGGCTAAAGTAAACGCTTTTCcgatttgtttttcttgtttttttttttttttttttgttttattattttattattttattgtagaGCTGCACGGCGTAGGATTGCCCAAGGATGgggattatttatttatttatttgttgtatttattttgaatttttattgcactttgaagttttgtttttattttgttgtttattatatatgtgaAATTACTAATATCACAGTGGGGGGGCAGGGGGCGTGTTCttagctgcagttgctgcttcttctgcttcttgccaatctataaagtttatatgtattgtatagGTGTATATAACTATAgctatatatagatatatatatatatgtatatatatgttgttttgtgtgtatatatagttCTAATGTTCTGTCTTCAGGCCTGTAGGTACtaaaacttgtttatttttttatttttattttctgtatttaactatttgaataatgctgctgctgcttcttcttcttcttctccgttcttcttttgctttgctgatTATTGGtttattcctttttgttgttggttgtaaACTATTTAACTATGTAATAAGACACTTGTTCgcgtatatatttattttagaaatgttatatatatatttaactttttttatagcaattttgttgctgctttgaatttgttttcgtttatGAATTTGCTGCTTCCCTTTTCAGCGGCTTTTTCAGCACTTGAAAAATGGTGAGCTGtgtcgcttgttgttgttgttgttgatttagCACTTTCACTGCGATTTGGTTGCTGTGAtttttaagttgttgttgctgctgttcttcttcttgctgctgctgttgttgttgttgttgtgagtgttgctgttgctgctgctgtgattgttggcaatgctgttgttgttgttgttgttatgctcATTGTTTTGTCGATTTCTCTGTTTTGTTTGATTCCAAAtcaaaatttccaaaaatacgaaaatttcACGACAATTAATTCCGGAAGACATTTAGGGGCATTCTTCAAAACAGCATTTCAAGTgaattttgttggttttctttttctttttc
This is a stretch of genomic DNA from Drosophila albomicans strain 15112-1751.03 chromosome 3, ASM965048v2, whole genome shotgun sequence. It encodes these proteins:
- the LOC127565701 gene encoding LOW QUALITY PROTEIN: putative uncharacterized protein DDB_G0283779 (The sequence of the model RefSeq protein was modified relative to this genomic sequence to represent the inferred CDS: deleted 2 bases in 1 codon), producing the protein MSSGINCREIFVFLEILIWNQTKQRNRQNNEHNNNNNNSIANNHSSSNSNTHNNNNNSSSKKKNSSNNNLKITNQIAVKVLNQQQQQQATQLTIFQVLKKPLKREAANS